DNA from Pseudomonadota bacterium:
GCCAGCCTTCAGCAGGATAAGCCGGGACAGCTGGCGGATACAGGTACAAAACATCCTGTCCTGCAGGTGCCTGACCCGGATCGCATGCCGTTGGAACAGCCGCCCAGAAATAAAGACCGGGGGTAAGCTCACCCCGCATGGAGTTTGCAAAGGAAGATCGTATTTCTTCTGCTGTTCCGATAATTAAAGCAGGCACCCTGAGATCGACTCCGTCTTTTCTTAGCTTCTGATGTCTGGAAATTTCAACACGGCCATTAAGAGCAAGATCGACCTTCATTGGTGCTGCACCACGGGCATTTGCTGGAATATGATCGACGCGTGCTTTTATTTTCCTGTCTAAGACGCCATCAGGCAAAAGGCGACCCAGTGCTGTACGTGGGTCACAGGCTGCCAGTACTGAATCCGCTTTAATTAAACGCCCGTCGGCAAGGCGGACACCTTCTGCCCTATTATTGTCAACTAAAATCTCTTCCACAGGTGTTCCGGTAAGCACTGAACCATTACCTTCGTATAGCCTTCTTTTGAGGGAATCTGCCAGGGACTGCATTCCACCAACCGGACGGCCAACCCCAACCTTATGCAAAAGAGCAAGTATAATATGGCCAAGCCCGCTGCCGTCAGCATCTATAGGTCCAGCACCTCCGGCAAGTCCCAAGAGAGCCGCAATAACAAAAGGGTGTTCGAAACGTTCGCATACAGCCTGATCTGCCGTACCCATGGCAAGTCCTCCCACGTCACCAAGCAGGCGGCGATGAGATATTGATGAACCTATTGAGCGAAGAACTTCTCTGACAGACGGTCTTTTGGGATCTGAGCGCATCATGGGAAGGGCAATGTCAAGCATTGCGTTAAGAGTGTTGGCAAAATCAATATATGCTCTTGCATCTTCAGGCGAGTACCTTTTGATCTCATCTGCAGTTTTTGCAGCGTCACGCCAAAAAACTATTGACTCTCCTTCGGGTGTAAGGTGGGCATAAGAAGGATCGGGATCTACAGTGCTAAAGCCGTGCTTTTTCAAATCCAGGTCGTTTATTATACTGGTTGTGCGTAAAAAAATACTATCCACTGCGCAGGGATGAATAATATGTTCCGGTGCTGACTTGATAAAAGGACCGGAGGAGGTCATTCCTCCGATATTTTTTTGCGCCTCAACAACTACTACCTTATGGCCGGCTTTGTCCAGATAGCATGCTGCTATAAGTCCGTTATGCCCGCCCCCTATAACAACAACATCTGTTTTCATTTCAACACCCATCTTATTTGATTTAGGGTTGTTTAATGCTTTTAGGTTATTGCCAACTTTACTTAGATAAAAGCAAAAAATTGTTTACACTAAAATAGTCGGAAGAGATCTTAGAAGCAGGAATATATAAAAATGATTCAGGATGTGGTGACCGGTTTACAGTTGTAGCATGTCTGGCTTTTTCATCAATATAGAGCTGAGTGTCGAAATCTCCCGTATTGCTTTTCCCGCTTGGGGTAGTAATGTAATGCAGAAATGTAGAAATCCATATCCGAAAATCACCGGATTGATCATATACTTCTTTGTACCATATGGTATAGGTTTCCTGGTCAACATAGTTCACATGCAATCCCCAGTTATAATATGGATCTTTAGGCATCTGCTCAATAATCCATACCTTTCTTGGAACGTAGGTTATAGAATCAGGTGCCGGCGCCCAATTAGCGCCTTTCCAATTTGGTACTTCATAACCGAATTTTATGTGTTTACCACTATAAGGATAAGACCTGCAAAGACTTCCATCCGGCAATTCCTTAGCAGTAAGCATTTTAGGGCTGCTAAAACCAACGAGAATCGTCTTTTCGCCTGCATATTTCCATTTCATAGAACTATTTTTGCCATTCCACATGTAATTCAAATCTATCCATGAATCAGTACCCATATAAGGATCCGATCTCGAAGCCGAACCTGTTTGCCGGATTCTTCGAATAGCAGGAACATAAGCACAGCATACATCATATTTATCATCCATATAAATATAACTCATTGTATTTGTTCCTTTGACGCTCATCGGTGATAAAACACGCTGCATCTCATAAGTTAAAATCTTATCAGGATTATTCTTTACTTCCTGTCCGGGTGAACGTCCTGTCATATAAAGACGCTGATCCAACCCTTCTATATAACGTTCTTCTCCTTGCATCTTATCTATCCACTGAATATATATATGCTCCCTTGAACCCATAAAGCGGTATATCTGAAAAT
Protein-coding regions in this window:
- a CDS encoding DUF1329 domain-containing protein, which encodes MSILYKFKLLICSLFFLLLSGNIVQAMDLPKMINKTNCSQYKDLLIPAMYRAVERGDWVVTPGTLNFKYKHQDSFIEAGKNNAGKFDLSKDGNLIDKTTGKFAAYNIYSYPFPNIDLKDPKVADKIMWNFNFQIYRFMGSREHIYIQWIDKMQGEERYIEGLDQRLYMTGRSPGQEVKNNPDKILTYEMQRVLSPMSVKGTNTMSYIYMDDKYDVCCAYVPAIRRIRQTGSASRSDPYMGTDSWIDLNYMWNGKNSSMKWKYAGEKTILVGFSSPKMLTAKELPDGSLCRSYPYSGKHIKFGYEVPNWKGANWAPAPDSITYVPRKVWIIEQMPKDPYYNWGLHVNYVDQETYTIWYKEVYDQSGDFRIWISTFLHYITTPSGKSNTGDFDTQLYIDEKARHATTVNRSPHPESFLYIPASKISSDYFSVNNFLLLSK
- a CDS encoding NAD(P)/FAD-dependent oxidoreductase, which codes for MKTDVVVIGGGHNGLIAACYLDKAGHKVVVVEAQKNIGGMTSSGPFIKSAPEHIIHPCAVDSIFLRTTSIINDLDLKKHGFSTVDPDPSYAHLTPEGESIVFWRDAAKTADEIKRYSPEDARAYIDFANTLNAMLDIALPMMRSDPKRPSVREVLRSIGSSISHRRLLGDVGGLAMGTADQAVCERFEHPFVIAALLGLAGGAGPIDADGSGLGHIILALLHKVGVGRPVGGMQSLADSLKRRLYEGNGSVLTGTPVEEILVDNNRAEGVRLADGRLIKADSVLAACDPRTALGRLLPDGVLDRKIKARVDHIPANARGAAPMKVDLALNGRVEISRHQKLRKDGVDLRVPALIIGTAEEIRSSFANSMRGELTPGLYFWAAVPTACDPGQAPAGQDVLYLYPPAVPAYPAEGWQILRQKAENIMMSEASRYFDNLDSLEIGRWVETPEDLCARTGAVNGCVTHVDFALLRSGPLRPAWGLGGYVTPVKGLFLGAAGSHPGGAVSGLPGKLSSARVIRYLARRSR